The stretch of DNA TAGGCTCTCTCATAATTCTCTCGTTGGGTAAGATTATAGACTCGTTGGCCGAGAGTGCGCCATCCGAAACCCTAGATTTGTGATAAGGATGCCCTTAACCCAAAACAATTAATTGGaacagaaaaacacaaaaacaaataatttctaCGAATCGAATGCAAAAATACTCATTTTGAAAACGAAGAACACACGAACACAAATACAAAAAGAATTTTTCTAtgttaagattttatttttataacagaaaaacaaaaaaataagataaagaagaaattcaaacaagaaccttgctctgaataccaaatgacaCAATCGTAACTGGAAAGATGATGATCTTTTCTGACTTTGAAGTTCTTCCATAaagaaacaattaaaataagaataaagatcgcagaaaaagagaaagatggAATGTGCCACAATATAGCATGTTGATAAGCAAAGGAAAATTCGCCACAAAGAGATccatctttgataagaacccaACCAAAAGAATAAACACCACAATCAAAGATAGATAATTCTAAACATCACAATCTGATCCAGAATTGATAAGTCAAGATATCATCAATATTGATAAGTCTAAGGTAGATTCGCTACAATTTATAACCCTTGGTAAGAATCTAAAGTTCTAATCCAAGAACCAATAGAACCTTCTCCTaaggaaaaaaattcattaatgaTCAGAGTGAATggaaagttttgaaaatgtgaATATGTAGACTTTCCTAATACTCTAAATATAGGCCCCACATTAAAGGTCCAACAAccaacttaaaaaataaaaacaaaaattttaaaacacgaGTCTTTCGCCCAATGATTGATGATACGCCCAACGAGCCTTGGCGCAGCGATCATAGTCACCCAACGACAAGTTCAATTTGCAAAAATGGTTCGCCCAGCCACAAGGTTTCACCTAGTGAACGTACAATTCGTAATTTTATTCTAAAGGTGAACTATAAACTATGATCTTCATATTTTGGGTTTTGTCAACTTCTTATACCATCATGAGTCTTGAAGATATTTGTTCTTCCATCATTTGCCTAATGGTCATAGTCGCCCAACGACAAGTTCAATTCACAAAAATGGTTTGCCCAACGAACATacaatttgtaatttaattctAAAAGTAAAGTATAAGCTTTAGTTTCATATTTTGGGTTTTGTCAGCTTTTTGTATCATTATGAGTCTTGAAGATATTTGTTCTTTCATTCTTCGACTCCTTGACCTTGTCATATGTTTCTTGAATTGTCATGGTTCCTCTTCTAATTATTCTCGAGTCTTTTCCatggatagtcctctatcaaaTAATTTAGTAGCTTGTAATCAGTTTGAGTTTGTTATAAATATGTGCATATTTACatagttttagttttatttttagttttatttcaaaattatttgtgTACCATAGTGGCCAGATTGGCCGCTATGAACCAAGGGCTAAGCTAGCCGCTATGTTGCAATATCCGGATTGGACCGCTAACTTAGGAAAGTTGCTAACCTTAAAGACCGCTAACTAATAAATACTCATCTAACTTGAAAGAATACTACACGGTGAAATAACGTCTACATAACGACCATGTTCGCTAATTGCACGACCTTCTCGTAACAGACGACGCCTTCCAccctaaattgaaataaaatagttaaaacatTAGGAAAAAGTATTGAACCTGAAGCCTGGGCCTAACTGAGCCCATACGGGCCCAACAAAGGACTAGaccattaaagaaataattaaggCCCAGCCCATAACCTAAACCAAGCAAAAAAGGATTAACCTTTTATAAATAAGAGTGGACCCCAACAGTTAAAGGTATGCATTTCATTAGTGCAAGAATTAAGATTTGACTTTGAGAGTTTTTGTTGACTTGATCGTTAGAGCCCTTTCTTCTAGTAATCCCCAAATGCCCCACCAAGTGTCAAGAGACAAAGACATGGCGAATAGGACTGAAGAGCATCCATCTGAGAGGTTCAAAGATTGTGGTAAGATGAGGTTTGAGTCCTATAATAATCTTTTATTGTCTCTGTAGGAACACTTTGCTCACTAGATCTTGAGTTTGATATTGTATggcaaaaaaaaacataagaggAAAAAAGACAAAGTAAAAAgtaaatctttttattaaaataaatttaattattttattaagattaaaaaattgaagtataaaatattttaattataaagtagttaaaaaaataaataaataaattgtaactaattcaaatattatatattttaatttttttaaataaattttttttgtataaattaaataataaggttaattacatattaacattaattaattttaataaatatatatgacattaattaaaaataaaacacatgtttaattattttaattattaatagagattaacaaaattactttttttactcAAGTTGTGTTGAGTATTTGTTCgaatttaattaactaatttattttattgtgatccatgtgacatcccatttaaatagaataaatttactaaataaaacataacataaatataatatgaactAGAGCATAAGACAAAGAATATATATGTATCAACCATTATAGTTATCCATAAATATACTTAGGAAGAAAagctaaggcacaccacgatgccatgAACAAAACAGAATTTAAGAGTACAATTGTTTCACAAAAGACTACTCATAGAGAAAGAAATTTCAAGGCAACAATGCCCCCAAAGATGCTCCACAGAGCAGGATTCCCAAACCATGCATGCTACACTTAGTGTTCCCATCATCCTGATGACCACTAGAAgtttccacatctgctcacaccaataagtttggtgatcattacaaaaaggaaaagccaaatagaaaaatagacaccaaacagaaagggtaagctagagtgaaatattttttataatgttattgaCCAAGTAAACATTAAATTAGCTTATAAACATACAAAACAGTAGGCACCTAAACCATGTGACAACAAGCAAATGCAAGACCTCTCTGACTCAATTATCTAGAttatactcttgatatagaattctaaacgAAGTATGCACCTGTGCTAGTTTTTAAACTCTATAGAGTTTAAACACAAGGGGTTATACACAACCACACCCCAGGGTTAATCTCATGAttgtctaaggccattatcctgccaaagattGGAACatcctgccactctcaccacatgaatCATTCTACTCTATATGAGCGTGAACGGTTTTTAGAGTTCAGGATACTTttctttatctagacatctcttatatcaaggtatacattaaacacaccatcaccaagagttttccatgaaactcttttaccaacaaattcCACATGCCATCTCAAGCATTCAATTATCATGCCAATGCACcaccaaaccaaacaattcatgtttttcatttcataCTCAATATAGCAGAATCTCATTCtcatttaatctcatacaaCATACATGACATCATACTTCATGCTTTTAAGGTAAATCACTCTATCATGAAGgcaaataattgaatcaaagaagaaaacaacactAGAGCACGTTCGTGCACCAGATCTTGCTCAAGCTGGAAGTCCTCGCTCAAGAGGGGGAGGTTCTCTTGCTCAAGCGAGCCCTTTTCGCCTAGGTGAGAGCTTAAGCAGTGGAACAGTGAGTTTTTGTGATTTCTCACTTAGACGAGACCTCCTTGCCTAAGCGAGTTTACTTCTCGCTCAAAATTAGAGCTCATCACTTGAGCGACAACTCGAGCAGAAACATAGGAGAGTTTCTAATgttctcgcttgggcaagactCGCTCGCCTGGGCAAGACTTGCTCGACTGGGCAAAAAGACTAGGTTTTCTCCATTGTTCACGCATGCACGCCAAAAATCAAGCAAATACACAAGCCAAAAGTATTTTCACACTATCACCAACATTATTCATGCATCTATAACTCGAAACAAGCCCAAAATAAGTAAACTAACTTAAAACATGCAAGACCCTAGCTTTCTTTACCTGGACAGATGTTAGCCAAAGAAACAAAGACCCAAGGAAGAGCACTCCATCACTACAATAGCTTATAGAGCTAGAAAACAGAACCAAGAGAggcgaagaagaagaaaaaaaaaatgagaccaCCTATGAGACTCACATAAGACCAGAGTTACCAAACATAAGAGAAACTCAAGGACAAAGATTCGAGTTCAATTTACGTGGGAAAGGAGCGTTTTTGGTTTGCTTAGAGGAGAACTTGCTAGTGCCCTAGCTCAGCTTCTGtaaggagagaaaagagagagtaAAGGAAACAAAATGGGAAAGTGGAATGGAAAGAGTTGAAGAGTTTTCTGAAACAGCCAAAAAGCTAGTGGGCTGACTTGGGCCTTAACACTTGGTCTGGCCCATCTTATAAGGCGGAAAAAAGGGGTTTATAATCCAAATATATAATGCTTTAAAACATTggaacaacaaaaaataacttaattgcttaattagtgatttagtcatttaatttgttagtttggttcattttggccctcttattattttttgtttcaatttagtactgtaaattttttcaaaaggttCACTTTGGtctccttattattttttattcaatctagacattattttctttaaactgattcaattttgtcatctccgaattgagaccaaattagtgaATTGCAACTTATATGTacttttagaataattttttataatttatacatcaaattactccacctaaaaactaaaattattttattttttaccctCCACCTAAgtactcatatttttttaccCTTAGGcagagtgatttgatgtataaattctaaaaaaagtattataacatgtatatataagttgtaattaaacttaattactaatttggtcttaaaTTGGGGAGGATAAGATTGGATCGTTCGAAAAaataaaaggactaaattgagtgaaaaataaaagaataataagggaaccaaattaaacattttttaaagaaaatgaaggaGTAAATTGaacccaaaaataataaaggaaCCAAAATAAACCCAAACAACAAATTAGAgaactaaattaataattaaaaaaatcagtgttttaacaacattttaacaaatttagattaacaggactaaatccacgtatttcaataaacttaacaaaattttattaaaaagactaaatccacgtatttcgaaagatgaagaactaaattggtccaaagattcaaaaaagactaatttcaaaatttactaagAGGTAAGggactaaaacatatttaactctttattaaattttggattaaaaaaatataattctaacATGATAGACACGTTTGGAAAATATTCtaattaagtttatataaagtaaaagaattaacaaataaaagaaagttaacAAAAATACACATgcaaatcaaagtaaaataatataaaaaaaagtaacagaaatatattatattctaataTGTAAGCACGTAAAAATCTgatcaatttaataaattaatgatttggCACATctaatgaaattgatttttatggCTTGCGGCTTGAAGAAAGTTCAACACGAGTTTAACATCGATTTGTAAACGACAAAGACTCTCAATAAAATTGACAAAGCACAGGTCATTTTCTCTGAAGCCATTTTCGTCTTACAGttaacaaagaaacaaaaataattacgtatgaaaaacaaaagaaaaataaaataaagaataaagataaTTTGACACATGATAATGTTACTACTAAGTAGCAAATAAAATAAGGATATCATGTATCATTACACATTCTACCTATCTGCTAACAAATATACTAAAAGCGAATGGTTTAATAAGACGCTAGTATGGATCgactaaataatattaatagaaacaaattattcgttcagttatatatatatatatatatatatatatatatatatatatatatatatatatatatatatatatatatatatatatatattcaatggtgtgattttgatattataaatatcttttttataacatatatcaacaaaatatttaattaatttaattattaaaataatatattattattattatggtacTGATACtgatattgatatatatatatatatatatatatatatatatatatgataatatcttttattttataatagaatATGTTATAGAActcaaaaattcaataatagATTCATATGACATTTCTCCTGAAATTACAATTGAAATTACAATCAGATTCTCATTCGTAACTTTTTTTCTTACTCACATGAGAGTATAAGTCTTTTACATAATAAGACCACTAGAATCTTAGTACCTCTAGCCTACCCCCGATCCGATAAGAACAAACATTAAACATTTACACTTTCAATTTGATTCCATCATAGCGCAGGCCTTTCAAAGGAAATTTCTTTCTGTTCCTCCACGCTGAACTCTAACCACTTCATTGTCTTGCAGAGTTTTATGAACAAGAAAAACCCAATTCCAGCAACAGTCATGATACCACTCACCAAATAAACAGTTTTAGTAGCAATAACCATTATGAAAACCAGAAAACCAGAGGGTATGAAGCACATCACAGCCAACAATGGCAGCCTCAGGGGAACACGGTAAGGCCTTTCAATGGAGGGCGACTTCCATCTCAGCCAAAGAAACGACGCAAACTCCAACAACATCCCCAAACTGTACAAGAAATTCGCCGAAGAAATTATGTCGGTGAAGTCCATGTAAGACACACCAATAGATATCAAAGTCGATAGCAGAATCCCCAACCAAGGCGTGCCGAACCACTTTGACCTAACTCCAAAAAACTTGGGCAGAATCCCGATCTCCGCCATGCCCAGAACCTGGTACGCGCTGCTGCTCAATTGGGCCTCGAAAAGACCAATTGTCGACAACACTGCCCCGACTTCAATCCAGATTTTCAACCACTTCCCCGCGATGATTTCCGCAGCCTGCGCGTGGAACCCAGTTTCCCATTGGCTCTGGTCAACCGAAACTGCTCCAGTGACGGCGAAGAGAGGGATCAAGTAGGAGACGCAGGTGAAAATGACTGCAACAAAAAGGGCCAAAGGGAAAGTCTTGTTGGGTTTATCAACTTCCCCGGCTAAGGTACTGACGTTGTCCCAGAAGTTGAGGTTCCAGAAGAGCGTGTTGAAGAACAAGTTCCAATCTTTCTTAACCCCCTTCTGACCCAAGCTAACCCACCTATGGGGCTTAATCTTGGGGATGGCGATGAGGGACATTAGCACGAAGGGGGAGAGAGAAACCACCGCGAGTAACACAGCGACGTTACCCACGATGGTGAGGCCGGTGTAGTTGAGGAATGAGAGAGCCAGGGTTGAAGCTATGACTGCCACCTGGCGGGGCCAGCCAGATCGGAGAGCGGGGATGATTTTCTGGACGTATTCGATGCAGAGGACCGGGAAAGATGCGATGTTGATGACACCACTCAGGAACTTCCACGTTCCCATTAGGGAACCCCAGAAGGGCCCGAAGGCCCGTTCCGCCCACAGCACAAAGCCACCGTTTCCGGGATAGGCGGTGGTTAGCTCCGCAGTGATTAGGGCTTCGGGGACGCTCCAGATGAAGGGGAATATGAGGAAGCCCAGGAGAGCAAGCAGGGGGCCAGCCGCTTGAACCGCGGGCTCTTCGCCGTAGGGACCGCCGGCAACTTCGAAGTAGATGAGGAATATGAGAGGGATGAGAGTGAGTTTCTTCACTTGGGCGGCGTTTCCGGAAGCGGTGGCGGTTGCAGTTTCGGTGGCGGGCAAAGAAGGTGTTTCTTCGACACCCATGACCACTGATTGCCCTGTTTGTTTGAAATGGTTGGTTCTTTTATAAAAGATGGGAACATGTAAccgaaacaaaattatttttttgccCCTTTTTCACTTTCACTTACTGCGAAAATGTATACAAATAAAGCGAAAAATTTGACAGTTTTTAGACCGAAAAAATTAGAGATCCTATGTAACATATCGATTATCACTGatcttaacattttaaaatatattaaaagtgcatttttaatattcacaaaaaatagtattcaaaaaatcaataaaaaatttgaattcgaCGACGATATGAacactaaaaaacaaaattaaaaaaatatctttgcaaaatatgattaaaactaCCCAAATCTTCATTATTCTTTTGAGCCAATTATCTTTAAGTCAAAGTATTGAGTagaatatattcaaaataaatacaaattatgtAAAGTGACTTATAAAATATGCAAAAAgacaaatagaaaatatatgCAAAGAGGATATGCctgagaatataaaaaaattgaagttgttattttcaaatgaaacttaaaattagatagtttttaataaataaattattaacaaattttcatatttaaaaaaaatcatattcaaataatataaattataagtattttaagTAACATTCTTATTAGGTATTGACCACTCGTAATTTATTATTGGAAGTTCTTCACCacatgataatttatttatctcACTGTATTATTAAAACTTGAATATCTTATTTAATATCTTAATTTAATACCTACACTACATCTCAATAGTCcttagtttttttgttttttatccaCAATATATTAATTGAGAATACTAGTAATTATCATTGACATATTCAAAACATCACATTTAATCACACACACATTCATATGCACAAAATAT from Vigna unguiculata cultivar IT97K-499-35 chromosome 8, ASM411807v1, whole genome shotgun sequence encodes:
- the LOC114195331 gene encoding probable polyamine transporter At3g13620 gives rise to the protein MGVEETPSLPATETATATASGNAAQVKKLTLIPLIFLIYFEVAGGPYGEEPAVQAAGPLLALLGFLIFPFIWSVPEALITAELTTAYPGNGGFVLWAERAFGPFWGSLMGTWKFLSGVINIASFPVLCIEYVQKIIPALRSGWPRQVAVIASTLALSFLNYTGLTIVGNVAVLLAVVSLSPFVLMSLIAIPKIKPHRWVSLGQKGVKKDWNLFFNTLFWNLNFWDNVSTLAGEVDKPNKTFPLALFVAVIFTCVSYLIPLFAVTGAVSVDQSQWETGFHAQAAEIIAGKWLKIWIEVGAVLSTIGLFEAQLSSSAYQVLGMAEIGILPKFFGVRSKWFGTPWLGILLSTLISIGVSYMDFTDIISSANFLYSLGMLLEFASFLWLRWKSPSIERPYRVPLRLPLLAVMCFIPSGFLVFIMVIATKTVYLVSGIMTVAGIGFFLFIKLCKTMKWLEFSVEEQKEISFERPAL